One segment of Meriones unguiculatus strain TT.TT164.6M chromosome 3, Bangor_MerUng_6.1, whole genome shotgun sequence DNA contains the following:
- the Slfnl1 gene encoding schlafen-like protein 1, with amino-acid sequence MTLRKRSAHTQTWEFPVESQGKQSLPEPTLKESPPKDSGLKAVPTTHTLYVGHLNPQFSVPVLACLLRDTLERLELPVAREHIEVVKRARNTYALVQVAAPKAALASLPWRLQMALEEQLIIKELTARGKELVFSEGLESLNRREQEDSGPSPSHSPGTSPGTSPGTSPGFRCPPLPKLADPSPNCCWAGHRQTSQNRPSGVRSDSAIVHQEILGQEQLFQGAFLGSETRNMEFKRGGGEYLSVAFKHHVRRYVCAFLNSEGGSLLVGVEDSGLVQGIHCSHRDEDRTRLLVDSILQGFKPQVFPDAYTLTFIPVISTTASTPLKVLRLTVHAPKAQCEPQLYETDHGEVFLRRDGSIQGPLSVGAIQEWCRQKWTMELGKLEEKVKVLTVEKEQLQQQLRQRRRLMTCSCCVL; translated from the exons ATGACCCTTAGGAAGAGGTcagcacatacacagacatgggAGTTCCCCGTGGAGTCCCAGGGCAAGCAGTCCCTGCCAGAACCGACTCTAAAAGAGTCCCCGCCCAAGGACTCTGGCCTCAAGGCAGTTCCCACCACACATACTCTCTATGTGGGCCACCTGAATCCCCAGTTCTCTGTGCCCGTGCTTGCCTGCTTACTGAGAGATACCCTAGAGCGGCTGGAGCTGCCAGTGGCCCGTGAACACATTGAGGTAGTAAAACGGGCACGGAACACTTACGCACTGGTACAGGTGGCTGCCCCCAAGGCTGCCCTGGCCTCCCTCCCCTGGCGCCTGCAGATGGCCTTGGAAGAGCAGTTAATCATCAAAGAGCTCACAGCCCGTGGCAAGGAGCTGGTGTTTAGTGAGGGCTTGGAATCTCTGAACCGCAGGGAG CAGGAGGACAGCGGTCCAAGCCCAAGCCACAGCCCTGGCACCAGCCCAGGCACCAGCCCTGGCACCAGCCCAGGCTTCAGGTGCCCACCGCTGCCCAAACTGGCAGACCCTTCCCCTAACTGCTGCTGGGCTGGGCATCGGCAGACCTCTCAGAACCGACCCAGTGGCGTGCGCTCTGACAGTGCCATTGTGCACCAGGAGATCCTGGGCCAGGAGCAGCTATTCCAGGGTGCCTTCCTTGGCAGTGAGACACGGAACATGGAGTTTAAGCGAGGCGGCGGTGAGTACCTGAGCGTGGCCTTCAAGCACCACGTGCGGCGCTACGTGTGTGCCTTTCTCAACAGTGAGGGTGGCAGCCTGCTGGTAGGCGTGGAGGACAGTGGCCTGGTGCAGGGCATCCACTGCAGCCACCGTGACGAGGACCGCACACGCCTGCTGGTAGACTCCATCCTGCAGGGCTTCAAACCCCAGGTCTTTCCGGATGCCTACACcctcaccttcatccctgtcatAAGCACCACAGCCAGCACGCCTCTCAAG GTACTCCGCCTGACTGTGCATGCCCCCAAGGCACAGTGTGAGCCACAGCTGTACGAGACAGACCATGGGGAGGTCTTTCTAAGGCGTGATGGGAGCATCCAGGGCCCGCTGTCAGTTGGTGCCATCCAGGAATGGTGCAGGCAG AAATGGACAATGGAGCTGGGCAAGCTGGAAGAGAAAGTGAAGGTGCTAACGGTGGAAAAGGAGCAGCTTCAGCAGCAACTGAGGCAGCGCCGCCGGCTCATGACCTGCAGCTGTTGTGTCCTGTGA